The following proteins are encoded in a genomic region of Dehalococcoidia bacterium:
- a CDS encoding dihydroorotate dehydrogenase electron transfer subunit translates to MNQIKASIISSARVMPEVFLIWADAPEITADFRPGQFVTIRCGEGFDPLLRRPLSIHRIAADKLALLFSVVGQGTEWLSRHRAGDFLDILGPLGNGFQIRNDAKRLLLVAGGIGIAPLVALADQAVAQGLAVKLLLGARSSSQLYPITRQGVEFIPVTEDGSTGKKGMVTDMLPEFAPWADQIFACGPIPMYRQMANMKADLATKPVQVTLEQIMGCGVGACRGCAVMTHSGMKNVCQDGPVFDLQKIVWEEIRAPLAGGLTRSIG, encoded by the coding sequence ATGAACCAGATCAAAGCATCCATAATCTCCTCTGCTCGCGTGATGCCCGAGGTCTTCTTGATCTGGGCCGATGCCCCTGAGATCACCGCCGATTTCCGGCCCGGGCAGTTCGTGACCATCCGCTGCGGGGAGGGATTCGACCCGCTGCTGCGGCGGCCTCTCAGCATTCATCGAATTGCAGCAGATAAACTGGCGCTCCTCTTTTCTGTTGTGGGGCAAGGGACCGAATGGCTTTCCCGACATAGGGCTGGTGATTTCCTAGATATCCTAGGCCCGCTGGGCAACGGTTTTCAAATCCGGAACGACGCGAAAAGGTTACTCCTAGTTGCCGGAGGAATCGGCATCGCGCCTCTGGTAGCGCTGGCAGATCAAGCGGTGGCTCAAGGCCTCGCGGTGAAACTGTTGCTTGGAGCGCGGAGTTCGTCTCAGCTCTATCCAATAACACGGCAGGGAGTGGAATTCATCCCGGTCACCGAGGATGGATCAACCGGAAAGAAGGGGATGGTCACTGATATGTTACCTGAATTTGCCCCCTGGGCCGACCAGATATTCGCCTGCGGTCCGATCCCCATGTATCGTCAGATGGCAAATATGAAAGCCGATCTTGCCACCAAGCCCGTGCAGGTTACGCTGGAACAGATAATGGGTTGCGGAGTAGGGGCCTGCCGTGGCTGCGCGGTGATGACCCACTCCGGGATGAAGAACGTCTGTCAGGACGGTCCCGTCTTTGACTTGCAGAAGATCGTTTGGGAAGAGATAAGAGCGCCGCTTGCCGGCGGCCTCACGAGATCGATCGGATAG